Proteins from a genomic interval of Falco rusticolus isolate bFalRus1 chromosome 7, bFalRus1.pri, whole genome shotgun sequence:
- the LOC119150812 gene encoding dual oxidase maturation factor 1-like, with translation MTLWNGSFPFYPGTNACFPFDTTQAVIISIFLSTLATFIIILPGIRGRERLFWFLRVVMGLFVGAVIITIQFTRDWETGWVTANTSYKSFSHALVNVDVGLHIGLAGVNITLVGNPVNQVNETISYNEHFAWSFDTDYDHSYSKGLERGLPSPILYVAEKFTTQSPCNMHRPYHTSGHYASLMLWLAFCTWLISILLFSMPILLYGGYLLLLTAVLMLFSLLFFTARSTPKCPIQFGPASLKTDYGGSFWLTLATGLLCLLLGLAIIILNSVQPEKLKLVFNLGKGEEEEVWDKSYLPAEPSSSAQDMLMVPLGELCEVTATQL, from the exons ATGACACTGTGGAATGGCTCCTTCCCCTTCTACCCTGGCACCAATGCGTGCTTCCCCTTCGACACCACCCAGGCTGTCATCATCTCCATCTTCCTCTCCACGTTGGCCACTTTCATCATCATCCTGCCGGGGATCCGGGGCAGAGAG CGGCTCTTCTGGTTCCTGCGGGTAGTGATGGGCCTCTTTGTGGGAGCCGTGATCATCA CCATACAGTTCACCAGGGACTGGGAGACTGGCTGGGTGACAGCGAACACCTCCTACAAGTCCTTCAGCCATGCCCTGGTGAATGTGGATGTTGGGCTGCACATTGGCCTGGCGGGGGTGAATATCACACTGGTGG GAAACCCAGTGAATCAGGTCAATGAGACCATCAGCTACAATGAGCACTTTGCCTGGAGCTTTGACACAGACTATGACCACAGCTACAGCAAAGGGCTGGAGagggggctgcccagccccatcctctACGTGGCAGAGAAGTTCACCACGCAAAGCCCCTGCAACATGCACAGGCCATACCACACCTCTGGCCACTACGCATCCCTCATGTTGTG GCTGGCCTTTTGCACATGGCTCATTTCCATCCTGTTGTTCTCCATGCCCATCCTGCTCTATGGTGGATACCTGCTCCTGCTCACTGCTGTGCTGATGCTCTTCTCGCTGCTCTTCTTCACTGCAAGGAGCACCCCAAAGTGCCCCATCCAGTTTGGCCCAGCTTCCTTGAAAACAGACTATGGTGGATCCTTTTGGCTGACATTAGCAACAG GGCTACTGTgtctgctgctggggctggccatCATCATCCTGAACTCTGTGCAGCCAGAGAAGCTGAAGCTTGTTTTTAACCTGGGCAAGGGAGAAGAAGAGGAGGTGTGGGACAAGTCCTACCTGCCAGCTGAGCCCAGTTCCTCTGCGCAGGACATGCTGATGGTCCCCCTGGGTGAGCTTTGTGAGGTGACAGCCACCCAGCTGTAA
- the DUOXA2 gene encoding dual oxidase maturation factor 2, which yields MTVFDGSYPFYPQQRKAFVFDISAIIVIVVFLTFACSFLLIIPGIRGRARLYWILRVLLSLLIGVVIIVVQFTGDWETGWVTANTSYKSFSHALVNVDVGLHIGLVGVNITLMGNPVNQVSETISYNEHFAWSFDADYDHSYSKGLERGLPSPILYVAEKFTTQSPCNMHRQYRISSHYASATLWVAFCTWLISNMLFAMPVLVYGGYMLLATAAFMIFSLLSFSTARNSLMCPIQFGTATLHIGYGGSFWITLATGLLCFVAGITVVTVHYFNLDLLKNFFELHEDKSEEYQEMIEVYVNPHFVSKGLPPSQPSKLNPNSV from the exons ATGACTGTCTTTGATGGCAGCTACCCCTTCTACCCACAGCAGAGGAAGGCCTTCGTGTTTGACATCAGCGCCATCATAGTGATTGTGGTCTTCCTAACGTTCGCTTGCAGCTTCCTGCTTATCATCCCGGGCATCCGTGGACGGGCG AGGCTATATTGGATTCTCAGAGTTCTCCTCAGTCTCCTCATAGGAGTGGTGATCATCG TTGTCCAGTTCACAGGGGACTGGGAGACCGGCTGGGTAACAGCAAACACCTCCTACAAGTCCTTCAGCCATGCCCTGGTGAACGTGGATGTTGGGCTGCACATTGGCCTGGTGGGGGTGAATATCACACTCATGG GAAACCCGGTGAATCAGGTCAGTGAGACCATCAGCTACAATGAGCACTTTGCTTGGAGCTTTGATGCAGACTATGACCACAGCTACAGCAAAGGGCTGGAGagggggctgcccagccccatcctctACGTGGCAGAGAAGTTCACCACACAAAGCCCCTGCAACATGCACAGGCAGTACCGCATCTCCAGCCACTATGCATCAGCCACTCTCTG ggtgGCCTTTTGCACTTGGCTCATCTCAAATATGCTCTTTGCCATGCCCGTTCTAGTCTACGGAGGCTACATGCTCCTGGCCACAGCAGCCTTCATGATCTTTTCCTTGCTCTCGTTCTCCACTGCGAGGAATTCCCTGATGTGCCCGATCCAGTTTGGGACTGCAACCCTGCACATAGGCTATGGGGGATCTTTCTGGATCACGCTAGCAACTG GCTTGCTCTGTTTTGTGGCTGGGATCACTGTTGTCACAGTGCACTACTTCAACTTGGACCTGCTGAAAAATTTCTTTGAGCTCCATGAGGACAAATCAGAGGAGTACCAGGAAATGATTGAAGTGTATGTCAATCCTCATTTTGTGAGCAAAGGTTTGCCTCCATCTCAGCCCTCAAAACTCAACCCAAACAGTGTCTAG